A window from Spirochaetota bacterium encodes these proteins:
- the trxB gene encoding thioredoxin-disulfide reductase: protein MHDLIIIGAGPAGLTAAIYGIRAGLSLVVIEKLSPGGQVINTNEVENYPGFVDPIPGWELMSAMENQARRLGAEIQSGVINEIRKDNNSGSFHVILSEGRTLDCKSVLVATGTNHKKLNIPGESELLGRGVSFCATCDGAFYKDKITAVIGGGNTALEDADYLTRFASRVYLIHRRDQFRGAKILQNRVLSNNKIDPVYDTVVHSINGDNGVESLSLINKKTNESSELKVDGVFVLVGFEPNTAFLPNEILNEKGEVIVDMQMRTPIEGLFAAGDMRENSRRQIVMAAADGATAGLSAYEYIVSS, encoded by the coding sequence ATGCATGATTTAATTATCATTGGAGCAGGACCTGCTGGTCTTACAGCGGCCATTTATGGTATAAGAGCAGGTTTGAGTTTAGTTGTTATCGAGAAGTTATCACCTGGAGGGCAGGTAATTAACACAAATGAAGTTGAGAACTATCCTGGATTTGTTGATCCAATCCCTGGATGGGAACTAATGTCTGCAATGGAAAATCAGGCCAGAAGACTTGGAGCTGAGATACAATCCGGCGTAATCAATGAAATCAGGAAAGACAATAACAGCGGTAGTTTTCATGTTATCCTGTCAGAGGGCCGAACATTGGATTGCAAATCCGTTTTGGTTGCCACTGGCACTAATCATAAGAAATTAAATATTCCTGGAGAGAGTGAATTACTTGGTAGGGGTGTATCTTTTTGTGCTACATGCGATGGGGCTTTCTATAAAGATAAGATCACAGCGGTTATCGGAGGGGGTAATACCGCTTTAGAGGATGCTGACTATTTAACACGCTTTGCAAGCAGGGTCTACCTTATCCATAGACGGGATCAATTTAGGGGAGCTAAGATTCTACAGAATCGGGTTTTAAGTAACAATAAAATTGATCCAGTTTATGATACCGTGGTCCATTCCATAAATGGGGATAATGGGGTTGAATCACTATCCTTGATTAACAAGAAAACAAATGAGTCAAGTGAGCTAAAAGTTGATGGTGTGTTTGTCTTAGTAGGATTTGAGCCTAATACAGCCTTTTTACCAAATGAAATACTAAATGAAAAAGGGGAAGTGATTGTGGATATGCAAATGAGGACACCGATTGAGGGTTTATTTGCCGCAGGTGATATGAGAGAGAATTCAAGGAGACAGATAGTAATGGCCGCTGCGGATGGAGCCACAGCTGGATTGAGCGCTTATGAATATATTGTGTCTAGTTAG
- the rsmI gene encoding 16S rRNA (cytidine(1402)-2'-O)-methyltransferase — translation MSGILYIISSPIGNMEDITIRAIKILQGEVQYIFCEDTRRTKKLLHHYNIRIKTYSIHEHSLATKIEYAIKLLRNGNSIAYLTDSGTPGLSDPGGKLVSRARENKIQIVPIPGASALTSIISVSGFPGQNIFFAGFLSKKEGKRKKELERLMDYKGVIVIFESPYRIKKSLKTISDVFPECDIVIGREMTKLHEEFIIGKAKDIFSNIQNIRELGEFTIAINRAK, via the coding sequence ATGAGTGGCATTTTATATATCATTTCCTCCCCAATCGGCAATATGGAAGACATTACAATTAGAGCAATAAAGATATTACAGGGGGAAGTGCAATACATCTTTTGCGAGGACACGAGGAGAACAAAAAAACTACTTCATCACTATAACATAAGAATTAAAACATATTCTATTCACGAACATTCCTTAGCAACAAAAATTGAGTATGCAATAAAGTTGCTTAGAAATGGCAATTCAATAGCATATTTAACAGATTCAGGAACACCTGGTTTATCAGATCCTGGAGGCAAGCTGGTGAGTAGGGCGCGAGAAAATAAAATTCAAATTGTTCCTATTCCAGGAGCATCTGCCCTTACCTCAATTATTTCAGTATCTGGTTTTCCCGGACAGAATATTTTTTTTGCCGGATTTTTAAGTAAAAAGGAAGGCAAAAGAAAAAAAGAGTTAGAGAGGTTAATGGATTATAAGGGCGTGATAGTAATCTTTGAATCACCTTATCGAATTAAAAAGTCATTAAAGACAATCAGCGATGTGTTCCCTGAATGCGATATCGTTATTGGAAGAGAGATGACTAAGTTACATGAAGAATTTATCATAGGTAAAGCTAAGGATATTTTCAGCAACATTCAAAATATAAGAGAATTGGGAGAATTTACTATAGCGATTAATAGAGCTAAGTAA
- a CDS encoding LptF/LptG family permease yields the protein MKKLDTYLISQFLIAILTSLIIMMGLYIISICIDNLKYFSNPNVPLRFVAQYILNVLPGISVQVLPVAALFSCLFVFGNLNVNNETIAIYNGKIGFIRLIVPLLLMGLMLSILSFLFFEFVSVDSSYRAYEIRNKIKKLTGKHLNYMYTQSELFFLGEDKSFYYIEIIDSESGIMVKPVIFKFDKWNILSFQLYANIGQYDRQNNVWNFSDVVIIRFNKEGKFSEERKASHTMALNESPGSFLKTTKTFMQMRMADALKFIEAKKRAGDNYKEHIVEFHWRFAFPFSIIIVVLVGSIVGSYIHRAVLVLSFFLSIIISFVYYGILAVGLAFGKAGRLDPVMAAWLANLLCALTGIIALRIKR from the coding sequence ATGAAAAAATTAGATACGTATTTAATCTCGCAGTTTCTAATTGCCATCCTAACCTCTCTTATTATTATGATGGGCCTATATATTATTTCTATTTGCATTGATAATCTCAAATATTTTTCAAATCCAAATGTACCTCTCAGGTTTGTTGCACAATATATTTTGAATGTGCTTCCAGGTATATCAGTACAGGTTCTACCCGTTGCAGCCCTTTTTTCTTGTCTATTTGTATTTGGCAATCTGAATGTAAATAATGAAACAATAGCAATATATAACGGTAAGATCGGATTTATACGTCTAATTGTACCTCTTTTATTAATGGGATTAATGCTATCAATCCTTTCATTTCTTTTCTTTGAATTTGTCTCAGTTGACAGTAGCTATAGGGCCTATGAGATAAGGAACAAGATAAAGAAGTTAACCGGAAAGCACTTGAATTATATGTATACTCAATCGGAGTTGTTTTTTCTTGGGGAAGATAAGTCTTTTTATTACATTGAGATCATCGATTCTGAAAGCGGCATAATGGTAAAACCAGTAATATTTAAATTTGATAAATGGAATATTCTTTCATTTCAATTATATGCTAACATAGGCCAATATGATAGACAAAATAATGTATGGAATTTTAGTGATGTGGTGATAATTCGATTTAATAAAGAGGGTAAGTTTAGTGAAGAGAGAAAAGCATCGCATACCATGGCCCTAAATGAATCGCCAGGGAGTTTTTTGAAGACTACAAAGACTTTTATGCAGATGCGAATGGCAGATGCCTTAAAATTTATTGAAGCTAAAAAGAGGGCAGGGGATAATTATAAAGAGCACATTGTAGAATTTCACTGGAGGTTTGCTTTCCCATTCTCCATAATAATTGTGGTACTGGTAGGAAGCATTGTTGGAAGTTATATTCACAGAGCGGTTTTAGTCCTCTCATTCTTTCTATCAATAATTATTTCATTCGTCTATTATGGCATACTTGCGGTTGGGCTTGCATTTGGAAAGGCCGGTAGATTAGATCCTGTAATGGCTGCATGGCTGGCAAATTTATTGTGCGCGTTAACTGGCATAATAGCATTAAGAATAAAGCGATAG
- a CDS encoding PHP domain-containing protein, producing the protein MMRGIDLHTHTTASDGIYTPKELIELAVSKNIVALAITDHDTVDGLKEGVDYARMINYNLISGIEFSIDYSGGSFHLLGLYIDHKNPELLHTIDRLQRLREWRANRIVEILRDHGIMIAFDEVRNEAMGGTIGKPHIARVMVRMGYCKDIREVFRNYMNRGQPGYVKRERISLEEAISVIGKSGGITIIAHPISLNFGSFIEFECRMERYKGLGIEGIEVYSSMHNMEEVREFHRIARKYDLLISGGSDFHGDKDEEMGYYINDRNIPEDLLHDIEEYKNKRD; encoded by the coding sequence ATGATGAGAGGAATAGATTTACATACTCACACAACTGCTTCGGATGGAATATATACCCCTAAAGAATTGATTGAACTTGCAGTGAGCAAGAACATTGTTGCTTTAGCTATTACTGATCATGATACGGTTGATGGTCTTAAGGAGGGGGTTGATTATGCTAGGATGATAAATTATAATTTAATTTCTGGAATAGAATTCAGCATTGATTATTCTGGTGGTTCATTTCATCTACTTGGACTATATATTGATCATAAGAATCCTGAACTGCTACATACAATTGATAGACTTCAGAGACTTAGGGAATGGAGGGCAAATAGAATAGTAGAAATTTTGAGGGATCATGGCATAATGATAGCTTTTGATGAGGTGAGGAATGAGGCAATGGGTGGTACTATCGGGAAACCACATATTGCAAGAGTAATGGTTAGGATGGGGTACTGTAAGGATATAAGAGAGGTCTTTCGAAATTATATGAATAGGGGACAGCCCGGTTATGTGAAGCGTGAAAGGATATCCCTTGAGGAGGCGATTTCGGTTATTGGAAAATCTGGTGGAATAACGATTATTGCGCATCCAATTTCATTGAATTTTGGATCCTTTATAGAGTTCGAGTGCAGGATGGAGCGCTATAAGGGATTGGGTATTGAGGGGATTGAGGTATATTCATCTATGCATAATATGGAGGAGGTGCGAGAGTTTCATAGAATAGCGAGGAAATATGATCTTCTGATTTCTGGGGGAAGCGATTTTCATGGCGATAAGGATGAAGAGATGGGCTATTATATCAATGACAGAAATATTCCTGAAGATTTATTGCATGATATAGAAGAATATAAGAACAAACGAGATTAA